The Acanthochromis polyacanthus isolate Apoly-LR-REF ecotype Palm Island chromosome 17, KAUST_Apoly_ChrSc, whole genome shotgun sequence genome has a window encoding:
- the LOC110966879 gene encoding V-set and immunoglobulin domain-containing protein 10-like 2 yields MVAQLLGLAFIYLTTSLAAFTANATKINQIGQVVYKDSRVYGVVNRAVILECGSTLPDHYIWIFKRPSTDKVIAVAYDIGKGPRVTALSQTLGQLSVISNSASVSIERLNVAAHGLFVCQATYDKEPEPELIFYNVHLVVRVPIRNPELSISDVSPVEGSTVHMRCNLENGTGPIVYKWQHESSFGDITDFAQGNSSAINVTNVNRNHTGRYRCVASNAVNSESSSWVKLETIFGPDVPQIQVTPNSVTGRGYSALERDTVFLLCQAQSHPPSQYVWFYNRSQVFTGPNYNITNILRIHTGEYTCLAHNTYLNTRSRKTISLTVYYPPDGSPSCSAEPALNHTSLRLLCSWSGGFPSPSVRWTGDLIDVGQEQANTRQQLTSTVILLPSGGRTSSSFTCTGSHIALKQTAECRTRSYIPPAEPVCVAYVINDKQYLMLTCSWDGGAPKALVWWEGPGGKGAGENSNILILRYGTAARGKPYTCHAKHPLLNQTKTCRLTLEAPVLLTQRRIVSVYEGSDVQLTCNLRDNYLPANEITWFNNQGLSVRDTFKYRLLRTSTWVNLTVRDTEQVQDSGEYRCTTSNAVGGTEINVTLVVKRHPMPPNATVVRVAYNSRYRNEVDVEWKMESEEERGWTGFWLEHRWVSDRPGRRGSNNGSKEQMEERISYPVWYRDIIQDPRVMSHTVGNLTWTGTYEFRIRPVNHRTIGHPSAAKTPAEPRFNIYPAVVGAAIGGMLFAAILTMLLLVYIIRNRNNNPRLHDLLFGSQHSQSRENINLPEDDGGSEGGIEEIGGSSSPAPALALPRAASPLTTSPPSATPSAPTTSQAPPAGEDDEPVSVTITVKATGS; encoded by the exons ATGGTGGCCCAACTGTTAGGGCTGGCCTTTATATATCTAACTACCAGTCTGGCTGCTTTTACGGCAAACG cCACGAAGATCAACCAAATAGGGCAGGTGGTTTACAAGGACAGCAGAGTGTATGGGGTGGTGAACAGAGCGGTGATCCTGGAGTGCGGTTCCACCCTACCTGACCATTACATATGGATCTTCAAAAGGCCCAGCACCGACAAAGTAATAGCTGTGGCATATGATATCGGGAAAGGACCGAGGGTCACTGCTCTGTCCCAGACACTCGGACAGCTGTCGGTCATTTCAAACAGTGCATCTGTGAGCATTGAGAGACTGAACGTGGCTGCACATGGCTTGTTCGTCTGCCAGGCCACGTATGACAAAGAACCGGAGCCGGAACTCATTTTCTACAACGTGCACCTCGTTGTCCGAG TGCCCATTCGTAACCCTGAACTCTCCATAAGTGATGTGTCTCCAGTGGAGGGGTCTACAGTGCACATGCGGTGCAATCTGGAAAATGGGACTGGACCCATCGTGTACAAGTGGCAGCATGAATCCAGCTTTGGCGACATCACAGACTTTGCACAGGGCAACAGCAGCGCCATCAATGTGACCAATGTCAACCGCAACCACACCGGCCGGTACCGCTGTGTGGCCAGCAACGCCGTCAACAGCGAGAGCTCCAGTTGGGTGAAGTTGGAAACCATTT TCGGCCCCGATGTTCCTCAGATACAAGTGACTCCAAACAGCGTAACTGGACGGGGCTACTCAGCCCTGGAGAGAGACACCGTTTTTTTGCTCTGTCAAGCCCAGTCCCATCCGCCCAGTCAGTACGTCTGGTTCTACAACAGGTCCCAAGTCTTCACTGGACCAAATTACAACATCACCAACATCCTTCGTATACACACTGGCGAATACACCTGCTTGGCACATAACACCTACCTCAACACGCGTTCCAGAAAAACCATCAGCCTGACTGTCTACT ACCCGCCTGATGGCTCCCCGTCCTGCTCTGCGGAGCCGGCTCTGAATCACACCTCTCTGAGGCTGCTCTGTTCCTGGTCTGGTGGGTTTCCCTCACCTTCTGTACGCTGGACTGGAGATCTGATAGATGTAGGACAAGAGCAGGCCAACACAAGGCAGCAACTCACCAGCACTGTCATCTTGCTGCCCTCTGGAGGCCGGACTTCTAGCTCGTTTACATGCACGGGCTCCCATATTGCCCTAAAACAAACCGCAGAGTGCAGAACACGCTCGT ACATTCCCCCTGCAGAGCCAGTGTGTGTTGCATATGTGATTAACGACAAGCAATATCTGATGCTGACCTGCTCCTGGGATGGAGGGGCCCCGAAAGCCTTGGTGTGGTGGGAGGGCCCTGGGGGCAAAGGTGCAGGCGAAAACTCCAACATCCTGATCCTCCGTTATGGCACCGCTGCTAGAGGAAAACCCTACACCTGTCACGCCAAGCACCCTCTCCTGAATCAAACCAAGACCTGCAGGCTCACGCTGG AAGCCCCAGTGTTGTTAACACAGCGCAGAATCGTGTCTGTGTACGAGGGCAGCGATGTGCAGCTCACCTGCAATCTGAGAGACAACTACCTTCCTGCAAATGAAATCACCTGGTTCAACAATCAGGGCCTCAGTGTCCGAGACACCTTCAAGTACAGGCTGCTGCGAACATCCACATGGGTCAATCTGACTGTAAGAGACACGGAGCAGGTTCAAGACAGCGGCGAGTACAGGTGCACCACGTCCAACGCAGTGGGAGGAACTGAAATCAATGTCACTTTAGTGGTCAAGA GACACCCCATGCCGCCCAATGCAACTGTGGTCAGAGTGGCGTACAACAGCCGATACCGTAACGAGGTGGACGTGGAGTGGAAGATGGAGAGCGAGGAAGAAAGAGGCTGGACGGGTTTCTGGCTGGAGCACCGATGGGTGTCAGACCGACCTGGACGGAGAGGAAGCAACAATGGTTCAAAGGAGCAGATGGAGGAGAGGATCAGTTATCCAGTCTGGTACCGTGATATCATCCAGGACCCACGTGTGATGAGTCATACAGTAGGAAACCTGACCTGGACTGGTACCTACGAGTTCCGCATCAGGCCTGTTAACCATCGCACCATCGGACACCCCTCTGCAGCAAAAACCCCAG CGGAACCTCGCTTCAATATATATCCTGCCGTGGTTGGAGCAGCTATAGGTGGGATGCTCTTTGCAGCCATTCTAACGATGCTGCTGCTCGTGTACATAATCCGCAATCGCAACAACAATCCTC GattacatgacttgttgttcGGCTC GCAACACAGCCAGTCGAGGGAAAACATCAACCTCCCAGAAGATGACGGCGGGTCAGAGGGAGGAATCGAGGAGATTGGTGGATCGTCCAGTCCAG CTCCAGCCCTGGCTTTACCCCGGGCAGCCTCACCCCTCACCACCTCACCCCCAAGTGCCACTCCCTCCGCCCCCACCACCAGCCAAGCCCCTCCCGCCGGAGAGGACGACGAGCCCGTCAGCGTCACCATCACAGTCAAGGCTACAGGCTCATAG